One Ornithorhynchus anatinus isolate Pmale09 chromosome 2, mOrnAna1.pri.v4, whole genome shotgun sequence DNA segment encodes these proteins:
- the TEKT4 gene encoding tektin-4 yields the protein MGEATCESGWVTPSGPLLTGEPAPQTIPVCALPPREYQVARNTGPFSSSGLATAGFRGARYLPDEWHQNNYARYYEAFADCDGLERARREARQLATEAETRAQGTQADTTKKLGERLQDLHFWKSELQREIEELTGETDLLLAQKLRLQKALDALELPFSIAMDNLQCRERRRPPDLVRDSAEIQLLKEAELIRNVQELLKRTLMQAVNQIQLNRDQKQTCEMDWSDKIETYNIDETCGHYNDQSTIIQAYPHSSKLEDSASHPDSWAKFSHDNIHRAERERTASASLRSLIDSVLHDTAEDVHAQFDAVNQALAQRCEEVEDAKHKLEHHLHRTLMEIGSQENTISSLKKAIKDKESPLKVAQTRLYQRAQRPNIDLCRDDVQHSLIHEVEELAKSIEVLKQKLLEAEQALRSLEGTRMSLEKEIATKSNSLFIDRQQCLAHRCRYPDILKLAGYR from the exons ATGGGGGAGGCGACCTGCGAGTCGGGCTGGGTGACCCCCTCGGGCCCGCTGCTGACGGGGGAGCCGGCCCCGCAGACCATCCCGGTGTGCGCCTTGCCCCCGCGGGAGTACCAAGTGGCCCGCAACACGGGGCCCTTCAGCTCCTCCGGCCTGGCCACGGCCGGCTTCCGCGGCGCCCGCTACCTCCCCGACGAGTGGCACCAGAACAACTACGCCCGGTACTACGAGGCCTTCGCCGACTGCGACGGCTTGGAGCGCGCCCGCCGGGAGGCCCGGCAGCTGGCCACCGAGGCCGAAACGCGGGCCCAGGGCACCCAGGCCGACACCACCAAGAAGCTGGGCGAGCGGCTCCAGGACCTGCACTTCTGGAAGTCGGAGCTGCAGCGGGAGATCGAGGAGCTCACGGGCGAGACGGACCTGCTCCTGGCCCAGAAGCTGCGCCTGCAGAAGGCTCTGGACGCCCTGGAGTTGCCCTTCTCCATCGCCATGGACAACCTGCAGTGCCGGGAGAGGAGGCGGCCCCCCGACCTGGTCCGGGACAGCGCGGAAATTCAGCTGTTGAAG GAAGCTGAACTCATCAGAAACGTCCAGGAGCTCCTGAAGAGGACGTTGATGCAAGCCGTCAATCAGATCCA GCTGAACAGAGATCAGAAGCAAACCTGTGAAATGGACTGGTCGGACAAAATCGAAACCTATAACATAGACGAGACCTGCGGGCATTATAACGATCAGAGCACTATTATCCAGGCCTATCCTCACTCGTCCAAGCTGGAGGACAG TGCCTCCCACCCAGACTCGTGGGCCAAGTTCTCCCACGACAACATCCACCGGGCCgagcgggagaggacagcgtccgcCAGCCTCCGCTCGCTGATCGACAGTGTGCTCCACGACACCGCAGAAGATGTGCACGCGCAGTTCGACGCCGTGAACCAGGCCCTGGCTCAGCGCTGCGAAGAAGTGGAAGACGCCAAGCACAAACTGGAGCACcacctgcacagg ACCCTCATGGAGATCGGCAGTCAGGAAAACACCATCTCTTCTCTCAAAAAAGCCATTAAGGACAAGGAAAGCCCCTTGAAAGTGGCTCAGACGAGACTGTACCAGAGAGCTCAGAGGCCCAACATTGACCTCTGCAGGGATGACGTGCAGCACAG TCTGATCCACGAGGTGGAGGAACTGGCTAAATCCATTGAAGTTCTGAAGCAGAAGCTTCTGGAAGCAGAGCAGGCCCTGAGGAGCCTGGAAGGCACTCGGATGAGCCTGGAGAAGGAGAT